GCATTATCTGTACGACGGGCAGAACGGCATTGTCGCGAAGCTGTTATACGAAGCCGGGCTGATTTCGGATATGGGAACCCTTCTGTCTTCCGGCTCCCAGGTCATGGGTTCGGTCATAATGGCCGATGTCTGGAAGACGGCCCCTTTCGTGGCTCTGCTGCTGCTTGCCGGTCTTCAGAACATTCCCGCTTCCCTGTATGAAGCCGCCTGGGTAGATGGAGGCGGCAGGTGGAAGCAGTTTGTGCATGTAACCGTGCCGCTGCTGAAGCCCGCATTTTTCGTCGCGCTGATGTTCCGTACGCTGGATGCCTTCCGCGTGTTTGATCTGATCTATGTGCTTACCGGCGGCGGCCCTGCGAATTCAACGGAATCGATCTCCATCTACGCGTACAAAACGATGTTCAGTGAACTCGATTTCGGCAAAGGCTCGGCGCTTTCCGTCATTGTATTTGTTTGCGTGCTATTGATCAGCATGGTCTATGTCAAATGGCTTGGAGCCGATGTTGTCGGCCGGCGCGCAAGTTAAGGAGGGGGAGCATGAATCAAAAGAGAGGTCTGCTGTTTTATATCGCCATTGCCGCGTTTATTGGAATTGTGATTTTTCCGTTTCTGTGGGTACTGCTCGCTTCATTAAAAGCTCCCCTGTATTTATACGGAGAGTACGCGTTCAGTATTAAGGTCCCGGAGTACACGCTCCAGAACTACATTTCCGTGTTTACGAACCATCCTTTCGGCAGATATCTGCTGAACAGCTTTACGGTCGGTGTGCTGACGATGTTTCTTTCTATCAGTATCGCGGCCTTTGCATCGTATGCGGTGGCCCGGCTGTACTTTTTTGGAAAAACCTTTTTTCTCGGCATTCTGCTCGCCGTATCCATGCTGCCGCAAATCGCCACATTGTCGCCGCTGTTTTTGTTTATGCAATCCATCGGTTTGCGCAACACGTACGCCGGGCTGGTCATTCCCTATACAACCTATGCCCTGCCGATTGCGATATGGTACATGACTACGTTCTTCAAGCAGATTCCGGTCGAGCTAGAGGAGGCGGCCAAAGTGGACGGTGCTTCCTTGCTGGGCATTTTTGGCCGGGTGCTGCTGCCGCTCGTGTCGCCCGGGCTGTTCACGACGGCCATTATCGTGTTTGTGGACGCGTGGCATGAGTTCCTGTTCGCGCTGACAATCAATACGAAGCAGTCGATGATGACGGTGCCCGTCGGTATTGCCATGTTCCAGGGGGAGTTTACGTTTCCTTGGGGAGAAATATCGGCGGCAACCGTGACGGTAACGGTTCCGGTGGTGCTGCTCGTCCTGCTGTTCCAGCGCCGGATTATCGCCGGCCTGACGTCGGGAGCGGTGAAGCAATAAATGTGGTCAAAAGGAGGAACATGAAATGAAGCGTAAAAATATTTTGCTCATGATCTCGCATGACACCGGCCGGTATTTGGGCTGCTACGGACAATCGGTCAAAACGCCAGCTATTGACGCTTTAGCTGAGGAAGGAGTGCGCTTCAGCAATTATTTCTGCCCGGCGCCGCAATGCAGCCCGAGCCGGGGGAGCATCCTTTCCGGGCTCTATCCGCAAAATCACGGAATGATCGGGCTAAGCCATCTCGGCTTCTCCATAAACCCGGAGGTAACAACGCTGCCGATGAGCCTGGGTGAAGCCGGCTATGAAACCGCGCTGATCGGCTTCAGCCATGAAACGATCGGCGAAGCCGGAGGCGACCGCACCTCATCTACATATAAGCTGGGTTACGAGACGGTCCTCCCGGTGCCAGGCGACCGGGCCGCGGATGTCGCGGAGCGGGTCGTCTCTTTCCTGGAGGATAGAGCGGCAGGGCCGCAGGAACGACCGTTTTTTGCTTCAGTCGGTTTCTTTGAAACCCACCGCGATTTCGACGAATACGCGCCGGTGGCCGATCCGGCTGAAGAGATCGTTCCGCCGCCTTACCTTCCCGACACGGAGCGGGTGCGGGAAGACTTTGCGCTGCTGCGCGGCTCGGTCAAGATGCTTGACCAAGGCATCGCCCGCATCCTGTCCCGGCTGGATGCCTTGGGACTTGCGGAAGAGACGCTGGTGATCTATACGACGGATCACGGCATTGCCTTCCCCCGGGCCAAGGGCACTCTGATGGATGCAGGCCTTGAGACCGCTCTCGTTATGCGCTGTCCGGGCACACTGGAAGGCGGGCAGGTCAACGGTCATTTGCTCTGCAACATTGATCTGATGCCTACCCTGCTGGAGTTTGCCGGAGCGGAGGCGCCGCAGGACATCGATGGAGTCAGCTTTTACAGGCTCCTGCAGAATGCGGACGGACCCTCTACACGCGACCATTTCTTCGCCGAGCTGACTTGGCATGACCAGTATCATCCGATGCGTGGCGTCCGCACGGACCGGTACAAATACATCCGCAATTTCGAGGACGGGCCTTCCGTTTATTTGCCGCTCGACATTCACCTCAGTCCCTCCGGTCATGAAGTGCGGGAAGAATATTATAAGCCGAATGTGCCTGAAGAGCTGTACGATCTTGCGAAAGATCCGCTTGAGGAACGGAATTTGGCCGATGACCCGGCTTATGCAGAAATTCTGCTGGAACTGCAGCGGAAGGTGGAGGATTGGATGGTATCAGGCGCCGACCGGCTGCTGAGCGGTAAAGTTCCGGGCATCGCCGCTTCCGACTGGCAGGAGCAATATGATAACGGCAGCGCATACGGTTCAAAACGAGGGTAGCGACCAACTGGAATTTTGCAGTCTTTTGCCCCGGATGTCATTTAAGTTACCGGGGCGAAAGCTTCCGGATGGTCGTTGCAATGGTGGCCCGCACTAAACAGTTAATCAAGGAAACCTACGTCTGTTCAAATGATTCTCCGTTTGCTAGTATAGGGTCATAAGCATCAAACATTCCGCAGTATCATCCCCTGGAGCTGAGTATATGTGGAAAAAAGTTATGGCTATTCTGTTCCCTGCTTCATTGAAGAATCGATTGTTTTTGGCTTTTATTCTGCTCATCTTGTTTCCGTTCTCCATTCTGAACATCTATAATTTCAACAAAATGGAGGGCGTAATCAAAACCAAGGTGAGCGAACAAAGCCAGACGGAAATGGATCAGATGAAACGATCGCTTGAGGAAATCATTAACACATCGATTCGTACGTTCACTTTGCTTGAGCAAGATCCGAATATTTCCGACATTCTACAAAATCCGGCGAAATACGATTCTTACGATTCACAGAATCATTTGGAGAATAAATTTAAAGCGCTTACAAATAGTATTTTTTTAACGACTTCCCATGTCTATTTTACGATTTTGGATATGAAAGGACATTTCTATACTTCCTATAAGCCCGCTGAAGCGTTGGGGTATGATAAGCTGAAGAGGCAAGACTGGTACCATCAGGACATACGGGGACAAACGCCTTATCAATGGTTCCTGGAAGTGAATTATGTTCATAAGGATGAGTCTCCTAATCCCCGGCTGCTTACAGCTGTCACTTCTTTTAAAAGCCCCAATGGAGAGGTGTACGCGGTTGTTCGTTTGAGTATTGATTATATCGATTGGTTTCAATCTATAACGTACGGGGCTTCGCCTGGTCAAGACTATTTTTTGGCCAGTGCCGATGGGGAGATTGTTGCCGAGAATAGGAATGCTGCACAGGAACTGAATGCATCGGCCTGGGATCGGATCAGAAGGAATGCGAGTAAAGAAGGATTTGATCTGGATCGCGATTCTATTGTGATTTACACCTATATTCCTTGGCTTGATTGGTATCTGCTGAAAAGAGTGTCAACCGGCGTTGTTTTTGCGGAAACCGAACAGCTTAAACAATCGTTTTTCTTTTCTTTTATTCTATTTACAACAGCTTTCGTCCTGATCACGTTTTTTATTGCTGCGACAATTACCCGGCCGCTTAAGCACCTTCAGGTCAGAATGCAGCAGATGGTAAGGAAAAATTTGAAGGTCCGCCTCCCGGAAGAACGCTATCGCGGGGAAATGCGCCAATTGACTCAGACGTTCAACCAAATGGTTAGCGATATGAATGGTCTGGTAGACAGGCTGAGAATCGAGGAACGGGAAAAAGAAGCTGTACATTTCCAAATGCTGCTCTCCCAAACAAATCCGCATTTTTTGCTGAACACGTTAAATACGATCAAATGGATTGCTATTGGTAAGCAGGATGAGGAGATCAGTGAAATCTGCCTATCCCTGGGAAGGCTGCTGGAAGCCAGTTTAAACTCGGAAGTGGAGCTGATCTATTTAAAGAACGAAGTGGAACTCGTTGATGCTTACATGGTTATTCAGAATTTCAGGTACAAACAGAGATTTAAGGTTCACTTTGAAATCGATGAGTTTTTGAAATATGCATTGGTACCGAAACTTAGTCTTCAGCCACTAGTTGAAAATTGCATCCAGCACGGTTTCAAGCTGACCAAGGAAGAAGGAGAAATTCGGATTCGCACTTATCGGAGCGAGGACAGACTGGTTGTGGAGGTGGAGGATAACGGTATTGGAATCGCTCAAACTGAGGCCTTATATCAAGAGGTTCCTTCTCCAAGAAAGCGAAGCGGAATCGGACTCAGCAATTTGAACAAGAGGCTTGCCCTTTTATTCAAAGAAAAGGCCGGACTAGACGTGCAATCCTCGGATCATGGAACGCTTGTCAGGTACTATCTGCCCCTCTTGCTCTCTGAACCCTATCATAAGGAGTGAATGCAATGTTGACCGTCATGCTCGTGGAGGATGAAGTGTTTGTCAGAGAATCGGTCAGAAAAATAATCGATTGGGAAGCTTTGGGGTTCACCGTCATCGGAGAAGCGGGAGACGGGGAGGAAGCTTTCCGATTTATTATCGACCGCAATCCTGATATTGTCATATCGGATATCATCATGCCCAGGATGAACGGTGTAGATCTTCTGAAGAAAGTCCGCGAACACGGAATTTCCTCAAGATTTATCATGCTGTCCTGCATGAGTGATTTTGAATATGTAAGGCAAGCCCTGGAATACGGGGCCTCCAATTACATTCTAAAGCTGTCTATGGATGTGAAAGCACTTCGGGTCGCTTTGGAGAAGGTTGGCAAGGAGCTGAATTCGGCTTCCGGGAAGGGAGCTTTACAGTCCGAGGCCCGAAAACCGGCATCGGAGCCGGATAAATCCGAGGATTTGACCACAGACCACCCCGAAATCAATCGCATCCTTGATTATATTCATCAGCACTTTATGGAGGATATTACACTAACTTATATGGCTCACTATGTGGTCATGGATGTCAAGTACGTTAGCCAGCTGTTTAAGAAAAAAACAGGCCAAACTTTTGTGCATTATTTGCACCGTATTCGGATTGAGCAGGCTTGCCGCTATTTGGAAACCTCCAGGATGCCGGTTCATGAAATCGGCGAGAGGGTAGGTTTTACCAATGACAATTATTTTATCAAAATTTTCCGGCGGTGCTGCGGTATGACCCCTCAGAGTTACCGTAAGCTGAATACAAACAATCGGGCGAATTCCATTGCCGCTGAATAGAACAAGAAATTGTTCTATTTTTTTATTTGTATCCAGCAAATTCAAGATTTTGATCTATCGATGTATAGAATCTGTTCATTATCCGGTATTCCGGATAGATGTATAGTTGAGAAGTAGAGCGATAAACCAATCAGGAAGGTCGAAAGGGAGGTTCTAAGCTAACTATGAATAAAAAGAAAACAGCATTATCCATGGTGGCTTCATTGGCTTTGCTTGCGGGGCTGTTTGCAGGCTGCAGCACCGGCGGTTCAACGGATGGCAAGCAGGGTGGCAACGGAACAGGTTCAGAGAACAAGGGAGTCACCTTGAAGTTTTGGGGAGGTGTTCCTGCGGAGAACGGCCCGCAAGCGGTTGTAGATGCCTGGAACAAACAGAACCCGGATATTCAGGTCAAATATGAGCGCTATGTGAATGATGATGCCGGCAACCTGAAGCTGGATACCGCTTTAATTGCCGGGCAGGATGTGGATTTGTTTGTGAATTACACGACGACACGGCTGCAGAAAAGGGTGGAGAACGGAAATGCCGTCGATCTATCCGCCTTCAACGATTATAATATCGATGAAAAAATGGGGCCGGATGCAGAGGAATGGAAGCTTGACGGAAAGTATTACGGGATGCCGACCAAACGGAATATTTATTTTTTCTGGTTAAATAAAGACGCCCTGGATCAAGCGAATCTTCCGGTACCTTTCGATTGGACCTGGAAAGATGCTCAGGAGTATGCGGCTAAGCTTAAAACAGATAAACGCTATGGATTAGTTCAACATTTGGAAGCGTTTCCAGATCCGATGGACGGTTCGCTGGCCGGGGCCAAATATGTGAAGCCGGACGGCACATCCGATTTTGATAATCCGATCGTCGGAACCTGGCTTGAAACGCTGAACTCCATGATGAAGGACAGCAAGTCTACGCCGCCGCTCGGTGAACAGTTAACGACCAAGATGCCGGTTGAAACCGTGTTCCTGAAAGGCGAGGCAGCGATGATGAATGCCGGTGAATGGATTTTCCGGAGCTCGAACGATCTGAAGAGCAACCCCAGAGATTTCAAAATTGCCTTTGCGCCCGTACCTAAGGTAACGAAGGATCAGACCAATTTTAAAATCCGGGGCGGGCTGGGAGACACCATTTCCATCTCCGCAAAAAGCCCGAATAAAGAAGCCGCGTGGAAATTCCTGAAATGGTACGCCGATGGTGGAATGCTGCCGATGGCCCCGGGCGGGCGGGTTCCAGCTTCTAAGGACGCCAATTTGGAGGAAGCGACCAAGCTCCTTCTTGGTGACGCGGCGGATACTTACGATCAAGAGTCGCTGCAGAAAGTCGTATTTGGCGAATTTGACACTTATAATCGTGATTTACCCCAGCAGGTCATGGATTTGCGCAAAGAAGAATATGAGAAGTACTTTCTTGGCAAACAGGATTTGAAAACCACGCTAGAAACACTCGCCAAACGGCATAACGATTTTATAAAGCAAAATAAGAAATAAACGAGGCTTTGAAAGGGGAGCGTACCTGATGTTGGGTGCTCCCCTTCTCCAAACCAACAGGAGGAATCCTTGATGAATGTCAACTGGTTGAAACGTCAGCGGTGGATCGGCATGCTTTTTATTGCTCCCAATTTAATAGGTATATTGCTGTTCTTCATCATCCCTGCGATCTTTTCCCTGGGATTGGTTTTTACGGATTGGAAGTTCGGTAGTCCGGTCTTTCATTTCGTCGGACTCGATAATATCAGCAGATTGCTGCATGACGATTTATTTTACATTTCCTTAAAAAACACAGGTATCTTCTTATTATCTGTCCCAGTCTCCATCCTGCTTGCTTTCCTGGTGGCAATTATACTTAATCATTCAGTTTATTTGAAAGGCCTGCTGCGGGCTATGTATTTCATGCCTTATATCACGAGCGGTGTGGCCATTGGCTTTGTTTGGATGCTGCTATTTCACCCGGAACAAGGTCCAATCAACCAGTTCCTTAGAATGGTTGGCGTAAGTCATCCTCCGCAGTGGCTGGCCTCGATGGATACTTCCATGTACGCCATGGATATTATCTGGATCTGGTTTATGCTGGGATACAATATGATTATTTATTTGGCGGCTTTACAGGAAATATCTTCGGATATCCTGGAAGCGGCTAAAATCGACGGGGCCCATTACGGGAAGATCATCCGGCATATTTTGTTTCCGCTGGTGAGTCCAACCACTTTTTTACTGCTGATTACGGGACTGATCATGACGATCAAGACATTCGGGATAATCGAGGCAACCACACAGGGCGGACCGGGGAGCAGCACAACGATTTTGTCCTTATATGTTTACAAAACAGCATTCTCCTACTATGAGATGGGATATGCTTCCACAGTCTCGTGGGCCCTGTTCGCCGTTATCCTGTTCATTACGCTGCTTCAATGGTTTGGTCAAAAGAAATGGGTTCATTATTAATCGGCAGGGAGGCAATTTCATGAGTTCACCAAGAACGAACGTTCTTACCAAAACTCCGGTTTTTTCCCGAAGACGTTCGATTGCTTCAGGCATCCAATGGATCAAGGTCATGATGACGATCTTGATGCTGATATTCGCTGTAGCTACCATTCTTCCCTTTCTGTGGATGATCAGCACATCCTTCAAGAGCCCGGCAGAGGTCTTCGAGTACCCGATTCACTGGATTCCACAGCATTGGGTGATGGAGCATCACCAAAAAGTGTGGTTTGGAGATAGCAGCTTTGTTCAGTACTACTACAATTCGTTAAAGGTTGCCGTGATTTCAACCTTCGGCGCCACGTTTCTTTCGGCACTTGCAGCCTATGGTTTTTCCCGTGTGGAATTTAAGGGAAGAGAAGCGCTATTCGTCATTTATTTGTCGATGATGATGATTCCGCCGCAGGTCCTGTTCGTTCCCAAGTTCATTATGTTTAATTGGATTGGCATTTATAATACGCACTGGGCGTTAATTCTGCCAGGCTTTTTCACCATCTTCGGGGTGTTCCTGATGCGCCAATTTATGATTTCCATCCCCAAGGAAATTACGGAATCGGCATTTATTGACGGCGCAGGCCATTTTCGCATTTTTTTTCAACTGATGCTTCCACTGGCTAAGCCGGCTTTGGCTACGCTCGCAATTATCGATTTTTCCTGGCACTGGAACGATTATGAGAACGCGCTTGTTTTTCTGATTGATCAGAAGCTGTTTACAGTACCACTAGGCCTGCAAAATTTCATTCTTGAATACAACATTGACTATAACGGGATGATGGCGGCAACTTCTGCGGGGATTATTCCCATTCTGATTCTGTTTCTGATTGGCCAAAGATTTATTATTCAAGGAATATCCAACACCGCAGTGAAAGGGTAGTGTGACCAGGATGAAGAATGAACTTGTTCAAACGGACATCACGGTGATTGGGGGCGGATTGTCGGGAGTATGCGCGGCGGTGGCAGCGGCCCGGCTTGGACAAACGGTCGCGCTTGTGCAAAATCGCCCCGTACTTGGCGGGAATTCGAGCAGCGAGGTCAGAGTCTGGGTATGCGGCGCTACGGCTCACGGAATCAATCGGTATGCCAGGGAAACGGGGATCATGGGTGAAATGTTCGTCGAGAATCAGTACCGCAACCCGGAAGGGAATCCATATTTTTGGGATCTGATTGTGCTGGAAACCGTAATCGCGGAGAAAAATATCAAGCTGTTCCTGAACACAGACGTTCACGAGGTGGAAGCGGACGGTGACGAGTCCAGTCGAAAGATCCGGTCCGTAACCGGATGGATGATGGGTTCGGAAAGACGCATCCGATTTGAGAGCCGGATGTATCTGGATTGTACCGGAGACGGGCTTATCGGATTTCTAGCCGGCGCCAAGTACCGCGTCGGACGGGAAGCCCGGCACGAGTACAACGAAGAGTGGGCCCCGGAGATAGCCGATGATATCACCCTTGGCAGTACGCTGCTGTTCTACACCAAGGATGCAGGTCATCCTGTCAAATACGTTCCGCCAAGCTTCGCCAAGGATATCAGCCAAACCTCTATTCCATTGAAACGTGTAATCCGCAGCGGCGACTCCGGATGCCATTACTGGTGGATCGAATGGGGCGGGGAGCTGGATACCGTTCACGAGAATGAGCGGATCCGGAATGAGCTGTGGTCCGTGATTTATGGGATCTGGGATTATATCAAGAACTCCGGTCTTTTTGACTCCGCGAATATGTCGCTCGAATGGGTCGGAGCCATACCGGGAAAAAGAGAGTACAGAAGATTTGTCGGAGACTACGTGCTGACCCAAAACGATATTCTGGCCCAGACCCCTTTTGAGGACCGGATCGCTTTCGGTGGCTGGTCTATCGATCTCCATCCGCCGCAGGGCATGTACGCGGATGAAAGCGGTTCAAAGCATAAACACGCAGATGGTATTTATCATATTCCTTTTCGTTCTTTATTTTCCGTAAATGTTGACAACCTAATGTTTGCCGGACGGAATATCAGCGCGACTCATGTTGCTTTCGGTACAACAAGGGTGATGGCGACATGCGCTGTCATAGGCGAAGCCGCAGGTACCGGAGCGGGCCTTTGTGTTCAAAAAGGAATCAGTCCAAGGGAACTGAGCCGCCAATTTACTGATGAACTGCAGCAGGTGATGCTGCGTCAGGATGCCTCGATCATCGGTTTAGCCAGCCATGATCCCAATGATTTGGCCAGAAAAGCGGAAGTGACTGCGTCAAGCACACTTGAACAGCTGAAGGTTGAGCGGGCAAATGAGACTATAGAGCTGACTGCCGATATCGCCTTTACCCTGCCTGTGGATCCCGTGCTAAGTCATATTGAACTTCTGCTCGGTGCAACAGCCCCAACGACCTTGGAAATTGAATTATGGGATACGGGGAGACCTGAGAATTATGTCCCTGCCGGCAAACGGTCGACAGCCAAGGTGCACGTCCAAGCGGGCGAAAAGCAGTGGATCCGGGCCGCGCTGCCCTGGACCCCAGAAGTTCCGCAAAACGCCTTTATCATCATCAAAGCTAACCGGAACCTTCAGATCTATGCATCCCTAGTGCCACAGACGGGTGTGCTGTCCTTTACGGCCACGGCGGAACAGGCGGTGTCCAAGGATCTGGAGGATCACGATCATCATCAGCCGGTGATCGCATGGTCCATGAAAAGGCTGGTTCGAAAGCCGATATGCTTTAGAGCGTTTCCGGAAACAATGGCCTTTCAAGCGCAAAAGGCGGTTGACGGATTTTCACGTCCCTTTGGAGGTCCTCATACATGGCTGTCCAAGCCGATGAAGGATGGTCAGCAGGAGTGGTTACAGCTGGATTGGGAAGCGCCGGTGGATGTCCGCGAGATTCAAATTACGTTTAATGATGATGTTAACGAGGATTTAATCAATCTGCACCATCACAAGACACCGTTTGAGATCATTCCCGAATTAGTGAAGAACTACCGCGTTGAAGCCCTTATTGAGGGCGTTTGGAAGCCGCTGGTTTCGGAAACGGATAACCGGAAGAGAACAAGGAACCATCGTTTCGATCCCCAGATCCGAACCGGACATTTGCGGGTTGTGGTGGAATCAACCAACGGCGGAGCCTGCGCGGAAATCGTCGGGATCCGGGTTTATTAGCGCCAAGGCGGTTTATTATGCTTAATCGGAATGGGGGCATTTGAATGAGGAAACGGAGCCAAAGAAAAATCAGTTTTTTTCTTCTGGTTTGCATGGCTGCTTTTGTATTTGGCGTCATTGGGCCGGGACAAGTTAAGGTTTCCGCCGAAACGTTGTTCAATGACGATTACGAAGACCAAAACGCTGACGGATGGGTAACTCCAAGCGGGAACTGGTCTGTAGCTGCGGACGATTCATATGTATTCAAACAAGGCCGCTCCGATGCAGCTGCGGAATCGATCGCCTACACAGGCGACGGCAGCTGGACGGATTATTCGGTGACAGCCCGTATCAAAATTAATGATTCGAGTCTGGGAGCCGCATCGGGTATCATCGCCCGCTATAAGGATCAGTCCAATTATTACCTGCTAAGGCTGCATGCAACCCAGGGGCTGCAGTTGTACAAAAAAAGCGCGGGAACCTTCACTTTGCTTGATACCTACAGCGTATCCGTAACGACCAATACCTGGTATACGCTGAAGCTCTCCGTAAACGGTTCCAGTCTGCAAGGCTATCTGGACGATCTGGAGATTGGCAAAATCATCAAGACCGATACCTCCGTCACGAAAGGCGCTGTTGGATTAAGAACATATGGTCAGAGCGCCAATTATGATAATGTGACCGTGGAAAGCTCCACTTCCGTACCGGTGCAGGATGTCGTTATAACATACGGCGACAGCGGCTATAGCGAAACCGGAACATGGCTAACCAGTTCCCTCACCGGCTACAACGGAACAGCATCCCGCTATTCCATAACGGCAGGCAGTACGGCAAAGTGGAGCCAGTATGCGCCCGCAACCGGCAACTATAAAATCTATGTATGGTACCCGAGCAGCAATAATACCAATAGTGCGGAATATACAATCCGTTCCCTGAATGGCACTTGGGTAAAAATGATTGATCAAACTCAAAATGTAAACGCCTGGAACCTTATTGCGACTGTAAGCGGGACTTCCGGAACCGCTTTGGATGTAACCTTAAAGGTGAAATCCGGAAATACACGGGCTAACGCAGTGAAAATAGAATATACAACGAATGCGGTTGATCCCGTATCGACTTCTCCGTCTACCGATTCAAATACGATCGGTATTTTTACCAACCAAAGCGGCTTTGACCTGGGGAAGCCGAAGCGGGCGACGATCACGAATGTTCCGGACGGTACTCCCTTTGACATCAAGAGAACGAGCGATAACAGCACGGTATTTTCCGGGACCGTAACCGGTCAAATTGCTGATTTCTCCGCTTTTCATCCGGCCGACAGCGGCGAGTTTTATATTGAGTGCAGCGGAAAGAGATCCTATTCATTTTCGATAGGAAAGTATTGGATGCAGAAGGTGTCGATAGGTCCGGCGCTTCGTTTCATGGATCTTTCGAGACAGGACACCTTTAATGTCGGAGGGAATACAGGCTATGCGTGGCGCGACGGCCACCAATTTTCCTTCGAGCTGAATTCCCTGGTTTGGCAGTATATGGCGAACCCCAGCGCTTACGACAGGCTGCCGTACGGGATATCTAACTTATCCACAACCCAGTACCCGGAGCTCCGTGCGCAAACTGAGCCGGATATAATCTGGCTTATGAAATTCGCAGCCACTCGTTATTATGATTTGAAGACGAATGGCGGAAAAGACCTGCATGCCCTGATCAAAGGGCAGCTCGCTTACTTCTTGTATCTCTACCCGGAAATTAGTGCATATGTAAGCCCTGAGTTTTATACCCAAATCCGGGATTTTACGATTCAGCAGTGGTCCGATCCGAATTCCAGTCTCCAGTGGTATGATATTGGAGGCTCCGCCGATAATAATTTATTTGATACTCAATCCGTGATTGGCACCATAAAAGGTCAGCAGCCCCCGGGATATGCGATTATACCGAATCTATTGATGTATGAAGTAGCGAAGAGGGACGGTCTCCCGAACGCCCAGGATTTTTTCAATGCGGCATATAACAATTGCAAATGGCTGATCGATAATGTGGACCTTAACGATCCGGCCAATACTAAAGGCCAAAGAATGAGCGAACGGATTA
This region of Paenibacillus sp. URB8-2 genomic DNA includes:
- a CDS encoding FAD-dependent oxidoreductase, with amino-acid sequence MKNELVQTDITVIGGGLSGVCAAVAAARLGQTVALVQNRPVLGGNSSSEVRVWVCGATAHGINRYARETGIMGEMFVENQYRNPEGNPYFWDLIVLETVIAEKNIKLFLNTDVHEVEADGDESSRKIRSVTGWMMGSERRIRFESRMYLDCTGDGLIGFLAGAKYRVGREARHEYNEEWAPEIADDITLGSTLLFYTKDAGHPVKYVPPSFAKDISQTSIPLKRVIRSGDSGCHYWWIEWGGELDTVHENERIRNELWSVIYGIWDYIKNSGLFDSANMSLEWVGAIPGKREYRRFVGDYVLTQNDILAQTPFEDRIAFGGWSIDLHPPQGMYADESGSKHKHADGIYHIPFRSLFSVNVDNLMFAGRNISATHVAFGTTRVMATCAVIGEAAGTGAGLCVQKGISPRELSRQFTDELQQVMLRQDASIIGLASHDPNDLARKAEVTASSTLEQLKVERANETIELTADIAFTLPVDPVLSHIELLLGATAPTTLEIELWDTGRPENYVPAGKRSTAKVHVQAGEKQWIRAALPWTPEVPQNAFIIIKANRNLQIYASLVPQTGVLSFTATAEQAVSKDLEDHDHHQPVIAWSMKRLVRKPICFRAFPETMAFQAQKAVDGFSRPFGGPHTWLSKPMKDGQQEWLQLDWEAPVDVREIQITFNDDVNEDLINLHHHKTPFEIIPELVKNYRVEALIEGVWKPLVSETDNRKRTRNHRFDPQIRTGHLRVVVESTNGGACAEIVGIRVY
- a CDS encoding OmpL47-type beta-barrel domain-containing protein; this translates as MRKRSQRKISFFLLVCMAAFVFGVIGPGQVKVSAETLFNDDYEDQNADGWVTPSGNWSVAADDSYVFKQGRSDAAAESIAYTGDGSWTDYSVTARIKINDSSLGAASGIIARYKDQSNYYLLRLHATQGLQLYKKSAGTFTLLDTYSVSVTTNTWYTLKLSVNGSSLQGYLDDLEIGKIIKTDTSVTKGAVGLRTYGQSANYDNVTVESSTSVPVQDVVITYGDSGYSETGTWLTSSLTGYNGTASRYSITAGSTAKWSQYAPATGNYKIYVWYPSSNNTNSAEYTIRSLNGTWVKMIDQTQNVNAWNLIATVSGTSGTALDVTLKVKSGNTRANAVKIEYTTNAVDPVSTSPSTDSNTIGIFTNQSGFDLGKPKRATITNVPDGTPFDIKRTSDNSTVFSGTVTGQIADFSAFHPADSGEFYIECSGKRSYSFSIGKYWMQKVSIGPALRFMDLSRQDTFNVGGNTGYAWRDGHQFSFELNSLVWQYMANPSAYDRLPYGISNLSTTQYPELRAQTEPDIIWLMKFAATRYYDLKTNGGKDLHALIKGQLAYFLYLYPEISAYVSPEFYTQIRDFTIQQWSDPNSSLQWYDIGGSADNNLFDTQSVIGTIKGQQPPGYAIIPNLLMYEVAKRDGLPNAQDFFNAAYNNCKWLIDNVDLNDPANTKGQRMSERITMEALAYFQEVYPSLAPPGLSDKIGVWADLMIKRSYNMWDLRKYADLHDGTGTLDQWTGGLNTYNEPGSPAGFMASAYAANRVIQDPLKSSRLQEIGIAQIDDVFGRNPFGRHFSYDGPGEIQGVDKGWFTFYKGGFGDLMNVPGVLDGAPKESAYPFSPGADPGYTEGWVAFNTAWNESLAYSAADELEIKAFDSMFTNEISSAVEGSTIGIRLRAPLNFDENRAEQGEVVVTTDHGEEGKVTVTEASYDDYYFNSAFTVPAGVKYIDISYGIGLFKKSARIYVQDQMPPADPTFEADRTAPTSSNVAVTISFPQDAAVKEYKVGAAGRWTAYNSPVIFTDNDILYARAADSAGNVSRVTSYEVNNIDKDAPVSAASLSPDEPNGRNGWYTSDVTVTLSAYDHSGILNTEYRVNSGNWVTYTGIIPALDEGVYKVDYRSTDQAGNVEEVKTIKFKIDKTAPLLSIQLDKTSLWPVNHKMIAVHALIDTRDDTSGVVSIVLTSVTSSEPNGSNDMEAGIGTSDTSFLLRAERLGNETGRIYTITYTVTDQAGNQTAKAATVTVPHDQSDDSIDRIEDTL